Proteins encoded by one window of Thunnus thynnus chromosome 3, fThuThy2.1, whole genome shotgun sequence:
- the chrna6 gene encoding neuronal acetylcholine receptor subunit alpha-6 has protein sequence MIPKRHRGEMQPAARWTLLILLLCLMMQDCFSSKAEDRLFRKLFRRYNQFIRPVENVSDPVTVEFEVSISQLVKVDEVNQIMETNLWLRHIWNDYKLRWMPAEFDGIEFIRVPSNKIWRPDIVLYNNAVGDFLVEDKTKALLKFDGTITWVPPAIFKSSCPMDITYFPFDYQNCSMKFGSWTYDKAKIDLVLIGSKVNLKDFWESGEWEIIDAPGYKHDIKYNCCEEIYPDITYSFYIRRLPLFYTINLIIPCLLISFLTVLVFYLPSDCGEKVTLCISVLLSLTVFLLVITETIPSTSLVIPLIGEYLLFTMIFVTLSIVITVFVLNVHYRTPMTHTMPGWVRSVFLKVLPRIMLMRRPIDEDSKAGGLDSSGEAGGAGGGGGGGGGKGGKKRKNSLMQQVGGGSLNCLEFGDSKLSPMEGCTGKKCPCPCQHSNETPETTDTGKVTRQLSPQSINTVVAFSVVSPEIKQAIESVKYIAENMRSRNKAKEVEDDWKYVAMVIDRIFLWVFVTVCVLGTLGLFLQPLCGFVS, from the exons ACTGCTTCTCATCCAAGGCAGAGGACCGGCTGTTCAGAAAGCTGTTCAGAAGATATAACCAGTTCATCAGACCAGTGGAGAACGTCTCCGACCCTGTCACAGTGGAGTTTGAGGTCTCCATCTCACAGCTGGTCAAAGTT gATGAGGTGAATCAGATAATGGAAACAAATTTATGGCTAAGACAt ATTTGGAATGACTACAAGCTGCGATGGATGCCGGCTGAGTTTGATGGAATTGAGTTCATTCGAGTTCCATCAAACAAGATCTGGAGACCTGACATTGTGCTCTACAACAA TGCTGTAGGTGATTTCCTGGTGGAGGATAAGACCAAGGCTCTGCTTAAGTTTGATGGTACCATCACCTGGGTTCCTCCAGCCATTTTCAAATCCTCCTGCCCCATGGACATCACCTACTTCCCCTTCGACTATCAGAACTGCTCCATGAAGTTCGGCTCTTGGACTTATGACAAAGCCAAGATTGACCTGGTACTTATTGGGTCTAAG GTGAACCTGAAAGACTTCTGGGAGAGTGGCGAGTGGGAAATCATTGACGCTCCGGGCTACAAGCATGATATCAAATACAACTGCTGTGAGGAGATATACCCAGATATCACCTACTCCTTCTATATCCGGCGCCTGCCGCTCTTCTACACCATCAACCTCATCATCCCCTGCCTCCTCATCTCTTTCCTCACAGTGCTGGTTTTCTATCTCCCGTCCGACTGTGGAGAGAAGGTCACGCTCTGTATCTCCGTCCTGCTCTCCCTCACTGTGTTCCTGCTCGTTATCACCGAGACCATCCCCTCGACATCGCTGGTCATCCCGCTGATTGGAGAGTACCTGCTCTTCACCATGATCTTTGTCACACTCAGCATTGTCATCACCGTGTTCGTGCTGAATGTACACTACCGCACGCCAATGACCCACACAATGCCGGGTTGGGTGCGCTCTGTGTTTCTCAAAGTGCTGCCAAGAATTATGTTGATGCGGAGACCGATTGATGAAGACAGCAAGGCTGGGGGGTTGGACAGCAGTGGGGaggcaggaggagctggagggggaggaggaggcggaggagggaaaggagggaagaagaggaagaatagTTTAATGCAG CAGGTCGGAGGAGGTTCCCTCAACTGTCTGGAGTTTGGGGACAGTAAACTATCACCCATGGAGGGCTGCACCGGGAAGAAATGCCCTTGCCCCTGCCAGCATAGTAATGAAACCCCAGAAACAACAGATACGGGGAAGGTGACACGTCAGCTAAGTCCACAGAGCATCAATACAGTGGTGGCCTTTTCTGTGGTGTCACCAGAGATCAAACAGGCCATTGAAAGCGTCAAGTACATAGCTGAAAACATGAGGAGCCGCAACAAGGCCAAAGAG GTGGAGGATGACTGGAAGTACGTTGCCATGGTGATTGATAGAATCTTCCTTTGGGTATTTGTGACCGTGTGCGTCCTGGGAACCTTGGGCCTCTTCCTCCAGCCGCTTTGTGGCTTCGTCTCATAA